In Chloroflexota bacterium, the DNA window CTACCGGAGGGGGTAGAGATGGTGATGCCCGGGGACAACGTGCGGATGGAGATTGAGCTGATCACGCCGGTGGCGATCGAGGAAGGGCTGCGGTTTGCGATTCGGGAGGGCGGCCGGACGGTGGGCGCCGGGGTCATCACCGCGGTGCAGGGCTAGGAATTTCGATCGGAGTACAATAGCGTATGGCACGGCGGGCGGAGCGTATACTCATCACGCTTGCGTGTAACGATTGCAGGGAGCGAACGTATCACACCGAGAAGAATCGGCGAAACGATCCCGACCGACTCGAGGTGAAGAAGTTCTGCCCCCGGTGCCGCAAGCACACCGAGCACCGAGAGACGCGGTAGCTCAGAATAGGCGCGTAGCTCAATTGGCAGAGCAGCGGTCTCCAAAACCGCAGGTTGCGGGTTCAAGTCCTGCCGCGCCTGCCACGCGAATGTGATTCACAGCAGGCGCATGGCCCGGAACAACCGATCGGGCGGCTAGGAACGGAGGGAACGTCCAGTATGGCGAGACAGCTTCGGCGCGCAACGGCCGGGAACGCGGCGGTCGCGCCGCCGGCGCGCAAGGCGCCGGCCAAGCCTGCTGCCCGCCCCGTTCTGCGGCCCAGCATCACGCGGCAGGGCCGGGGGATCACGCAGTTCCTGACGGAGGTCCGTTCCGAGCTACGAAAAGTGGTATGGCCGACACGACGCGAGGCAACCAATCTCACCGTGCTCGTCGTCGGGCTCTCTCTCGCGGTCGGCTTCCTGTTGGGCCTCATCGACTACGCGTTCTCAGAATTTTTCCGCCTGCTCGTAGGGTAGCGAGGAACCATGCAGTCCAATGCACATCTCGATGACGTCATGGTGGACGAGGAGCGCGCGCTCGAGGACGAAAATCTCGAGCGCACCGCTGAAGACGTCGAAGAGGAAGAAGAAGAGGAGCTGGAAGAGGAAGGCGACCGCCGCTGGTTTGTCATCCACACATATTCCGGCTACGAGAACAAGGTCGAAACCAACCTGAAGCACCGCATCGCGTCCATGGGCGTGGACGACAAGATCTACGACGTCGTGATCCCGACGGAGGAACAGGTCGAGATCAAGGATGGCCAGCGGCGAACGGTTCAACGGAAAGTCTTCCCCGGATACGTCCTCGTCCAGATGAAGATCACCGAAGAGGGCATCCCGCCCAACGACGCGTGGTACGTGGTGCGAAACACTCCGGGCGTGACCGGCTTTGTCGGCGCGGGCACGCATCCGAGTCCGCTCGAGGAGCCGGAGGTCAAGCGGATTCTTCGTCGGATGAAGATGGAGGCCCCGCGCGTCAAGGTGAGCTTCTCGAAGGGCGAGCGGGTGAAGGTCGTGGACGGGCCGTTTACGGACTTCATTGGCATCGTGGACGCCATTAATCCCGAAAAGGGGAAGGTGCGCGTGCTGGTCTCGTTCTTCGGCCGCGAGACGCCCGTCGAGCTCGACTTCCTCCAGGTATCTCGCATTACGTAGGCCGAACCCGATCCGATGCAACGCACGAGCGCTCCCCACGGGTCGGGTGCGTCTCGTGAGCGCTGAAGGGAGCCCACAGCGTGGCCAAGAAGGTCAAAGCGATCGTCAAGCTGCAAATCGAGGCCGGGAAGGCGACACCAGCGCCGCCCGTCGGACCGGCGCTGGGCCAGCATGGCATCAACATCATGGCGTTCGTGAAGGACTACAACGAGCGAACGGCTTCCCAGGCCGGAACGATCGTACCGGCGGAAATCACCGTGTTCGAGGATCGGTCCTTCACCTTCGTGCTGAAGACACCTCCCGCGTCAGATCTGATCCGAAAGGCGATCGGCGTGGAGAAAGGGTCGAACAATCCAGCCCGGACCGTCGTGGGAACACTGTCGCGCGACAAGCTTCGCCAGATCGCGGAGCTGAAGATGAAGGACTTGAACGCGACCAGCGTCGAAGCGGCTGAGCGCATCATCGCAGGAAGCGCGCGCAGCATGGGCGTCAAGGTCGAAGAGGGTTAGACTGTTGCGGACCAGATGGGTGCGCGAGGGAATCGTACCCATCGGTCTGTGGAGGAAGGATGGCGGCGGGTAAACGGTACGTCGAGGCGCGCAAAAAGGTTGACTCCGAGCGACTATATTCGCCGGAGGAAGCGCTCTCGCTGGTGAAAGAGGTCGCCAGCGCGAAATTCGACGAGACGGTCGAGTGCCATATCCGGACCGGTGTCGATCCGCGCCACGCCGACCAGATGGTGCGCGGCTCGGTCGTCCTACCCGCGGGAACCGGTAAGCGTGTGCGCGTGCTCGCGTTCGCGCAAGGCGAGCAGGCGCGGGAGGCGGAGGAGGCCGGCGCCGACTACGTGGGCGCCGAAGACCTCGTCCAGCGCATCCAGGGTGGCTGGATGGAGTTCGACGTCGCCGTGGCCACGCCGGACGTCATGCCGATGGTGCAGAGGTTGGGTCGCGTACTGGGACCGCGGGGGCTGCTGCCAAACCCGAGGACAGGAACCGTCTCCATGGAGATCGGGCGCCTCATCCGCGACGTCCGCGCGGGGCGAGTCGAGTTCCGGGTGGACCGGACGGCCGTCGTGCACGCGCCGATCGGCAAGGCAAGCTTCTCGTCGGAGCAGCTTCGCGAGAACCTCACCGCTTTTATGGACGCGATCCTTCGCGCGAAGCCGGCGGCGGCCAAGGGTCAGTACATTCGATCCATTACCCTCGCGCCGACCATGGGGCCCGGCGTGAAGCTCGAAATTCAACCAACCGTCGCGCTGGTGGGGAGCGCTAGCTAGAACTCTCGAATCGAATAGCCGAAGACCGCGGGTCGCTCATCGGAGCGTAAACGGATCCTGCCGAGGCACATCGAGCCGTAGATCGGTTCCGGGCGTTCGATATTCGACGCTGTTTTGCCTTCGGCAGTCCGCTGTCGAAGGCATTTTCGTGCCAGATCATCCGAGGGGGTGCGAATGGAGAAACGCCCAACCGTCGTCCGACCGGAGAAGGTCGCAGCCGTCGAGTCGATCGCCGACCAGCTCACCAATGCCAACATGGCCGTCGTGGCCGACTACCGCGGCCTCACGGTCGCGCAGATCGCGGACGTCCGCCGCCAGCTTCGCACGGCCGGCGTCGAGCTGCACGTGGTGAAGAACACCCTGGCCCGGCTCGCCGCCCAGCGCACCGGCAAGGACCAGCTCTTGCCGGCGCTGATCGGGCCAACCGCGCTGGCAGTGGGGACGAATGATCCGACGATGATCAGCAAGACGCTGACGGACGTTATCCGGACGCAGCGCCTGCCCATGCAGATTCGCAGCGCCCTGTTGGGAGATCGGCTGCTCTCAGCGGCGGAGGTCGCCGAGCTTGCTACTCTCCCCAGCAGAGAAGTGCTCTTGGGGCAAGTCGTTGGCGCAATGCAGGCGCCCATCGCCGGATTTGTCGGCGTCTTGAACGGCATGCTGCAGAGTCTCGTCGGCGTTCTCGACGCGCGCCGACGGCAGCTGGAAGAGGCAGCCTGATTCGGCGCGGCGGAGGCCGCGCAAACCCAAACGAAGCGAGGAGGTCAGTGTTGACGAAAGACGAAATGATCGAGGCAATCGAGAAGATGACCGTCCTGGAGCTGTCGGACCTGGTGAAGACGCTCGAGGAGAAGTTCGGAGTGAAGGCCGCGGTGGCCATGGCCCCCGCGGCTGCCTCTGCCGCGGGAGGAGCCGCGGCCGCCGCTCCTGCCGCCGCCGAAGAAGAGAAGAGCGAGTTCGACGTGGTGTTGAAGGACTTCGGCCCGAAGAAGATCGAAGTGATCAAGGTCGTGCGGGAGCTGACCTCGCTAGGATTGAAGGAAGCGAAGGACCTGGTCGAGGCGGCACCGAAGCCCGTTAAGGAAGGGATCGGGAAGGACGAGGCCAACGCCGCCGCGGCGAAGCTCCGGGAGGTTGGCGCCACCGTCGACGTCGTCTAGCGGGGCCCCACCGTTCCGCTCATCCTAAGCCCGTCGTTGGGGCCGCCCAAATTGGGCGGCCCCTTCTGTGCAGCGCGCGACTATGGAAAAGCTGGAAACGCTCCGGCTGGCGCACTAGGGCGCGCATATTGATCTGGCGGTGGAACCGGAATGGCGAGGAGTTGCGGGCCAATTTCCGTGCTGTCGGTGTTGAGCACTCCCGCCGAATATGACAGGTATTCGACTCGATAGTCGGTTGAGCCGAGGGACGAGGTAGTCACCCAAGACGTTGTCGACGGATTGAAGTGGATTCGCATGTACCGGCGCACGACCCCCGGTGTGCCCGACTCGTTCGATCGCAGCGTCCGGGTCCAGATGTCGTACTGGTTTGTTCCAGTGACTTTCCATTCGCCGGTCGTGACCCAGTCCCGGCCACTCGTTTCGGACATCGTGACGGTACGGTGGACCTGCCCGCCTGAGTCCAGGACGGCATCGAACGTGAAGATTGCCCCGTACCCGGCGGGTCCGACGGCAAGCCACGTTCCGACGATGGGGTCCTGCGCGGCATCAGCGTGAATGAGGGCGGTTGCCGGTCCAATGAACCCCAGAACGAGCGCGCCAGCGGCCAGTGCCAGCAGTTTGGGAACGATGGATCGCATTGTCGGCTCTCCTCCTTTACGAATCTGCCAGATCACAAAGGATACCGTAATGAGCGCTCATCTGCACGACTATAGCGGGACAGATTCGGTCTCAACGCGCCCACGGGGGTGGTCTAGGGGGTTCCCTTCGGATAGTTCTTTCCGGTGGACGGACGCCGCTCGTCTACGACAATTCAGGACGCGGTGCGCGGCCTGACCCGATCACCCGCGCCACGGCCATCGGAGCCGACGCCGCGGCGTCTGCGCGCCACTCCCTGGCTGCTGAGGGGGCGCGACTCCCCGCTGGGACAGCCAGGTGCGATGGGCATCGCGCGCCTGCTGAAGCTCGCCAAGCAGCGCGTCATCGCCAGCCTCGACCATTCCGCGAATGGTCCGGAGCCGCTCTATCAATGTATCCAGCTGCCGGATGATGTTCTCGCGGTTTGTGGCGCCGACGTCAGCCCACATGGTCGGGTCGGCGTCGACGAGCGATGTGATGGCACGGAACCCTCCGGCGGCCATCTGCTCCATCTCGGGCCAGCTCGGCTGCGTCATCAGGGCCCGGACGACGGCGGCCGATGCGAAATACGGGAGGTGGCTGGCGCCTGCGAGGAGCGCGTCGTGCTCGTCCGCCGTCAGAAAGAAAGGCTGGGCCCCCAGGCTCTCGACGAAGTGCGTCGCCAGGTCGACCGCCCAATCGGGCGTGATGGGCGATGGGGTGAGGCAATAGACGGCCCCCTGGAACAAGGCGGCGTTGGCATCGCCCACGCCCGCGGTGAGTCGCCCCGCAAGGGGATGGCCGCCAACGAATGCCGCCGGTCGCGGGATCACGGAGTCGCCGACGCGCACGATCTCGGCCTTCGTGCCCCCGGTGTCCGTGACGAGGGTGTTCGCGGAAACATGGGGCGCGATTTCCGGCAGGAGCGCCAGAATCGCGCGGACGGGAGCGGCCAGGACGACGAGATCTGATCCGGCGCACACCTCCGCCAGGGTTCCACAGGTGTGATCGACCGAGCCCCCGCGGGCGGCGCGGTGGAGGTTCTCGCGGTCGATGTCGAAGCCGACGACTTCCGGCGGGGTGGTGCCTCGACGGAGCGCCAATCCCACCGATGCGCCAATGAGTCCGAGGCCCACGATGCCGACGCGGCGAAGCGGCATGGATTCTCCCGCACCCTGTCTCAGCCCACGAACGCCGGCGTCCGTCTATCGAAGAGCTGGGAGGCCGAACGCGTGGACCACCGGGCGAAAAATCATTCCGACAATATCGATTCCGACGAACGTTGGCAGAAAGAGGACGGCGAGCAGCAACATCGGCCCGTACCGCTCGAGCTGCTTCACTGAGGCGGCCGCCTGCCGTGGCAGTACGCCCACCAAAACCGTGAAGCCGTCGAGCGGCGGGAGCGGAATCAGGTTGAAGGTGAAGAGGATGAGGTTCAAGATGACCCCGATGAGCAAGAGGCGATCCAGCTCGGGTGTCAGCTCCGCGTGCATGCGGATCGGAATCGACAAGAGGATCGCCAGGACGAGGTTCGCGATGGGGCCGGCCGCCGCGACGATGGCGTTGCCGGCGCGAGGATTCGGGCGAAGCTTCAGCGGATTCACCGGCGTCCAGCTCCAGCCAAATCCAGCGAGGACGAACACGAGCAGTCCAGTCTTGTCGATGTGGCGCATGGGATTCAGGGACAGGCGCCCGTACCGCCGGGGCGTATCGTCCCCCAACAGCGTAGCGACGAAGGCGTGGTTCGCCTCATGGATGGCAATCGCGGCGATGAATGCGATGACGAGTAGGACGGCGAGGGTGATGTCGTGCGAGCGCAAGAGGACCGTGAGGGGAGACATGGTAGTGCGAGTATAGCATCGACCCTCGGGGGCGCCTCCGGTGTCCTCGTCATCCGCTCATTGCCTATAATCCGCAGCATGGGATCCCAGGAGACGCGCGTCGGCGTGGTCAACGTGACCGGCTATGCTGGCGCGGAGTTGGCGCGCATTCTGGCCCGCCATCCGGGCGTCAAGCTCGTCGAGGTCACGGGTCGGAGCGCCGCAGGGCAGCCGCTGGCGGACTCATTCGCTCACCTGGCGCCGCTCGGAATGACGATTTCCGAAGGCATCCACGATGCCGATGTCTGCTTTTCGGCGCTCCCCCATCATGCTTCGGCCGAGCTGGTGCCGTCATTGCTGGCCGAAGGGCGAAAGGTGATCGACATCTCTGCGGACTATCGCATCCATGACCGGGACACCTACGATCGGTGGTACGGCGAGCACCCGTCGCCGGCGTTTCTCGCCGAGGCCGTATATGGCTTACCCGAGCTCCATAGAGCGCAGATCGTCCCGTCTCGCCTCGTCGCGAATCCCGGGTGCTACCCAACGACCAGCATTCTGGCCCTCGCCCCCATCATCGGCTGCGTGGAGGCGGACGTCATCGTCGACGCCAAGAGCGGCATCTCGGGCGCAGGGCGGTCGTTTTCCCTCTCCGTCAACCACTTCTGCGAGATCGACGAGAGCTGCCAGCCGTACGGCACGGACGGCCATCGGCACCAGCCTGAGATCGCGCAGGAGCTGAACGAGCTTCGGGCCGCCGCTGGCGCGACGCCGCCGGCCGAGCTGACCTTCGTTCCGCACCTGGTGCCCATGACTCGCGGAATCATGGCCACCTGTTATGCGCGCCTTCTCGATCCGATGTCGCGCGACGAGGTGCTGGATCGCTATCGTGCGTACTACCGCGACGAGCCGTTCGTTCGCGTCGTCGATTCGCCGCCGGCGACGAAGCACGTGTGGGGCAGCAACTTCTGCTTCGTTTGCCCAACGATCAATCCGCAAACCGGCAGACTCGTCGTCACCGCTTGTATCGATAATCTCGTAAAGGGCGCGGCCGGGCAGGCGGTGCAGAACATGAACCTCATGCTCGGATTTCCCGAGACGCTTGGGTTGGAGGCGCTGCCGGTCTACCCGTGACCGGGCGCCCATCCTGCCGCTTCGGCGGAGCACGTTTCCGGATAGGTGTATCGCGACGTGACGTTTGCAGCCGAACAGATCGAGCTTGTGGCCGGGGGCGGCGTGACGACACCGCGCGGATTTCGCGCGGGAGCGGTATCCGCGGGGGTCAAGGCCGGCGCTGATCGGTTGGACGTCGCGGTCGTGGTCGCCCACGCGCCCTGCACGGCGGCAGCGGTCTTCACGCAATGCGCGGTCGTCGCCGCTCCGGTGCTGCTGAGCCGTCAGCGCGTCGCAGACGGTCGCGCCCAGGGCATCGTACTGAACAGCGGCAATGCCAACGCCTGCACGGGCGCGCCCGGCCTGGCGGCCGCCCGCAGGATGGCCGACATCGCCGCCAAGACCGTTGGGATCGATCCAGACCTCATGCTCGTGGCCTCCACGGGGGTCATCGGGGTCCCACTGCCCATCGATCGAATCGTTCGCGCGCTCGGCTCCGTGACTCCGACGGTCGAGGGTGGGCATGACGCGGCCCAGGCGATCCTGACGACGGACCGGGTGCCGAAAGAAGCCGCGCTGAGATTCGACGTCGGCGGCCGATCGATCTGCGTCGGCGGGATGGCGAAGGGCTCTGGGATGATTCACCCGAACATGGCGACGTTACTATCGGTCATCACCACGGACGCGCCGCTCGAACCTCATTTCGCGGCGGGCGTCCTCAAGCGATGCGTTAGCCGGACGTTCAATCAGGTCTCCGTCGACGGAGATACCAGTACAAACGACATGGTGGCGCTTTTCGGCAGCGGCGCGGCCGGCGGCGCGCCGATCGGGGCTGGCGGAGCGGAGGCCGCGGCGTTCGA includes these proteins:
- the tuf gene encoding elongation factor Tu (EF-Tu; promotes GTP-dependent binding of aminoacyl-tRNA to the A-site of ribosomes during protein biosynthesis; when the tRNA anticodon matches the mRNA codon, GTP hydrolysis results; the inactive EF-Tu-GDP leaves the ribosome and release of GDP is promoted by elongation factor Ts; many prokaryotes have two copies of the gene encoding EF-Tu), producing the protein LPEGVEMVMPGDNVRMEIELITPVAIEEGLRFAIREGGRTVGAGVITAVQG
- the rplA gene encoding 50S ribosomal protein L1; its protein translation is MAAGKRYVEARKKVDSERLYSPEEALSLVKEVASAKFDETVECHIRTGVDPRHADQMVRGSVVLPAGTGKRVRVLAFAQGEQAREAEEAGADYVGAEDLVQRIQGGWMEFDVAVATPDVMPMVQRLGRVLGPRGLLPNPRTGTVSMEIGRLIRDVRAGRVEFRVDRTAVVHAPIGKASFSSEQLRENLTAFMDAILRAKPAAAKGQYIRSITLAPTMGPGVKLEIQPTVALVGSAS
- a CDS encoding site-2 protease family protein, whose translation is MSPLTVLLRSHDITLAVLLVIAFIAAIAIHEANHAFVATLLGDDTPRRYGRLSLNPMRHIDKTGLLVFVLAGFGWSWTPVNPLKLRPNPRAGNAIVAAAGPIANLVLAILLSIPIRMHAELTPELDRLLLIGVILNLILFTFNLIPLPPLDGFTVLVGVLPRQAAASVKQLERYGPMLLLAVLFLPTFVGIDIVGMIFRPVVHAFGLPALR
- the rplK gene encoding 50S ribosomal protein L11 is translated as MAKKVKAIVKLQIEAGKATPAPPVGPALGQHGINIMAFVKDYNERTASQAGTIVPAEITVFEDRSFTFVLKTPPASDLIRKAIGVEKGSNNPARTVVGTLSRDKLRQIAELKMKDLNATSVEAAERIIAGSARSMGVKVEEG
- the rplJ gene encoding 50S ribosomal protein L10 codes for the protein MEKRPTVVRPEKVAAVESIADQLTNANMAVVADYRGLTVAQIADVRRQLRTAGVELHVVKNTLARLAAQRTGKDQLLPALIGPTALAVGTNDPTMISKTLTDVIRTQRLPMQIRSALLGDRLLSAAEVAELATLPSREVLLGQVVGAMQAPIAGFVGVLNGMLQSLVGVLDARRRQLEEAA
- the rpmG gene encoding 50S ribosomal protein L33, translating into MARRAERILITLACNDCRERTYHTEKNRRNDPDRLEVKKFCPRCRKHTEHRETR
- a CDS encoding prephenate dehydrogenase, producing the protein MPLRRVGIVGLGLIGASVGLALRRGTTPPEVVGFDIDRENLHRAARGGSVDHTCGTLAEVCAGSDLVVLAAPVRAILALLPEIAPHVSANTLVTDTGGTKAEIVRVGDSVIPRPAAFVGGHPLAGRLTAGVGDANAALFQGAVYCLTPSPITPDWAVDLATHFVESLGAQPFFLTADEHDALLAGASHLPYFASAAVVRALMTQPSWPEMEQMAAGGFRAITSLVDADPTMWADVGATNRENIIRQLDTLIERLRTIRGMVEAGDDALLGELQQARDAHRTWLSQRGVAPPQQPGSGAQTPRRRLRWPWRG
- the rplL gene encoding 50S ribosomal protein L7/L12 is translated as MTKDEMIEAIEKMTVLELSDLVKTLEEKFGVKAAVAMAPAAASAAGGAAAAAPAAAEEEKSEFDVVLKDFGPKKIEVIKVVRELTSLGLKEAKDLVEAAPKPVKEGIGKDEANAAAAKLREVGATVDVV
- the argC gene encoding N-acetyl-gamma-glutamyl-phosphate reductase; amino-acid sequence: MGSQETRVGVVNVTGYAGAELARILARHPGVKLVEVTGRSAAGQPLADSFAHLAPLGMTISEGIHDADVCFSALPHHASAELVPSLLAEGRKVIDISADYRIHDRDTYDRWYGEHPSPAFLAEAVYGLPELHRAQIVPSRLVANPGCYPTTSILALAPIIGCVEADVIVDAKSGISGAGRSFSLSVNHFCEIDESCQPYGTDGHRHQPEIAQELNELRAAAGATPPAELTFVPHLVPMTRGIMATCYARLLDPMSRDEVLDRYRAYYRDEPFVRVVDSPPATKHVWGSNFCFVCPTINPQTGRLVVTACIDNLVKGAAGQAVQNMNLMLGFPETLGLEALPVYP
- the nusG gene encoding transcription termination/antitermination protein NusG; this encodes MQSNAHLDDVMVDEERALEDENLERTAEDVEEEEEEELEEEGDRRWFVIHTYSGYENKVETNLKHRIASMGVDDKIYDVVIPTEEQVEIKDGQRRTVQRKVFPGYVLVQMKITEEGIPPNDAWYVVRNTPGVTGFVGAGTHPSPLEEPEVKRILRRMKMEAPRVKVSFSKGERVKVVDGPFTDFIGIVDAINPEKGKVRVLVSFFGRETPVELDFLQVSRIT
- the argJ gene encoding bifunctional glutamate N-acetyltransferase/amino-acid acetyltransferase ArgJ, encoding MTFAAEQIELVAGGGVTTPRGFRAGAVSAGVKAGADRLDVAVVVAHAPCTAAAVFTQCAVVAAPVLLSRQRVADGRAQGIVLNSGNANACTGAPGLAAARRMADIAAKTVGIDPDLMLVASTGVIGVPLPIDRIVRALGSVTPTVEGGHDAAQAILTTDRVPKEAALRFDVGGRSICVGGMAKGSGMIHPNMATLLSVITTDAPLEPHFAAGVLKRCVSRTFNQVSVDGDTSTNDMVALFGSGAAGGAPIGAGGAEAAAFEGALERVCTELARLIARDGEGATRLIEVAVDGARSEADAQLVARSVIRSNLVKAAIYGRDPNWGRILAAVGNAGVQIDPNAIDAWIGGHRVAAGGAAVDFDAQEVSEAMGVDEVQIRVSLNAGEANGRAWGCDLTEGYVKINAEYTT
- the secE gene encoding preprotein translocase subunit SecE, encoding MARQLRRATAGNAAVAPPARKAPAKPAARPVLRPSITRQGRGITQFLTEVRSELRKVVWPTRREATNLTVLVVGLSLAVGFLLGLIDYAFSEFFRLLVG